GCAGGAAGCCGTCCTCGGGTGCGGCGAAGTCGGCGCGGGGCAGCACGGCGTCGCGCCGCGCGCGGGCCACGTCCGTGGCGTTGAAGATGCCGATGCCCGCCGAGCCGTCGGCGAGCGGCGCGAAGGCCGGACTGGCCCCCACCAGGGCGCGGGGCACGAGGCCGGAGAGGAACTGCCGGGCCTGGTCGATGTGGCCGGGGTCGGCGTCGTCGGCCGGGTAGCCGAGGAGGAGCAGGGTCATCTCCATGACTCGCTCGGCGTCGTCGGGCAGGGCCACGCTGCCTGCGTGGCCGGGCATCCAGAGCTCCTTGAGGCTCGCGGGCGGGCTCGCGGCCAGGGCGTCGTAGCCGATGCCCGTGGCGTCCCAGAGCCAGGGCCGGGCGAGGTTCGCGTCGGGGTCCGAGGGCAGGCGCAGGGAGTCCGGCGAGGCGGCGGCCTCCTCGGGCGGCAGGGGGGCGAGCAGCCCCTGGCGCACGGCCTCGTCGGCAGCGCGGGCGGGCAGCACGGCCAGGGCGGGCGGGGAGCCCTGGGGTCCGGCCTGCAGGAGGCGCAGGGCCTCGTTTGCGTCGTGCCAGACGACGGCCTGCGGCGAGCCGGGCAGGCCGAGGGAGGCGAGCGAGCCGGCCAGGGCGGCGGGCAGGAGCACGACGGGCTGGCCCGCGGCGTGCGCGGGCAGGGCCACGAGGCAGAAGACGAGAACCAGGATGCGGAACATGGCGGATCCTCCGCCGTCTGGGCGTGCCCGGGCAGCGGGCCACGCGCGGCGGCGTCTGCTCCGGCCGCGGCGCCGCGACGGGCGGCGCGGCCGGGCCTTCCGGGTTGTGCTCCCTCGCCACGGGATCGTCAAGAAGGTGTGTTCAATTGGCTGAACCGCGTTCCTCGGGCCGAACCGACCGCAGGACAGGGAACCAAGGCACAACGCAGACTGGGGCGCGCAGGCGCCGAGGGGGGAGAATGACCGGTTTGCTCGAGCGCGTACGGCGCATCTTCGTCCATGAACGGGAACACGATCCGCGCTGGGACTGCCCGTACTCGCCGCACGGCGAGCACTGCTTCCACGGCCCGGCCGTGATGATGACGCAGGTGGAGCACAGCTGCTGCTGGTGCGGCTACCGCATCGAGGTCAGGCCGAGCAGGCTCGGCCGGTCCGGTGCGGGAGAGCGGCGCGAGACCTGCGCGCAGGACGGGGAACGCCGGGCCGTGCGCCGGCGCGCGGCCGGGTAGGCATCTCCGGACGGGAGGCGGGCGCGGGGCACGCGAGACGGGCCTGCGCGCCGCCGGGCAATGCCAAGGGCGGCGCACAGCGCGTTTCGCGGACTCGGGCTCTTCGCGCCAAGCCCGTCTTGGTTCCTAGAGCTGGCAGTTCACGTCGCGGGCTTCGGCCATGAGGTCGCCCAGGGTGATGTTGTCGAGCTCCCTGAGCATGGCCTCGGTGGCCACGGCCCACACCCTGCGCGTGATGCAGGTGGGCATCTTGGGACAGTCGTTGCGGCCGGCCACGCACTCGGTCAGGGAGAGGCCGCCCTCGAGGTCGCGCACGATGGCGCCCATGGTGATCTCGGCCGGGTCCTTGGCCAGGACGTGTCCGCCCTTGGGGCCGCGCTTGCTCTTGATGTACTTGCCCTTCTTGAGAAGGCGGACCAGCTTTTCGAGGTATTTGACCGGCAGGTCAGTCCGCTCGGAGATCTCCATGACCGTGACCGGCCCTTCCCCGCTGTGCAGGGCAATGTCGAGCAACATCCTTGTGCCGTAACGGCTCCTGGTCGAAAGCTTCATGTTTCCGCTCCCTTCTCGTTCCGCGCAGGTATCCCCTCAGCAATCGAATCCATACTAGACGAGACGCCATAGTTTGTGAAGCCTTGAACAAGCGAAATAGTCAATTACCCTGCCTTGTTCCAGGGTTCTCATTTACATGATCATTCAGATAATGATTCTTTGCCATCGCTTGCAAGCATCTTTTTTGCGGGACGGGACTTTTCCCGGGAGTCCGGGAGCGGGCTCGAAGAAGGACTCCCCAGGGGCCCGCGAGCGCGCCTGAGCGCCCTGAAAAAGAACGCGGGAGACGGCCCTGGGCCGTCTCCCGCGCTGATTTCGCAAGGCGGAAGGGCTACTTGCCGCGCAGCACCGCGCCGATGCGCTCCATGGCCCGCGCCAGGGTGGCGTCGTCCAGGGCGTAGGAGATGCGGATGCAGCGGTCGTCGCCGAAGGCCGCGCCCGGCACCAGGGCCGTTTCGGCCTCTTCCAGGAGCTTCGTGCACAGGGTCGTGGAGTCCGGGATTTGCGCGGTGTAGCAGGCGCTCACGTCCGGGAAGGCGTAGAACGCGCCGTCGGGCTTGGGGCAGACCGCGCCCGGCCAGGTGGCGATGGCCTCGAGCACCAGGTCGCGGCGGCGCGCGAAGGCGGTCTTCATCTCCTCCACCAGGTCCCAGGGGCCGGTCAGGGCGGCCAGGGCCGCCTTCTGGGTGATGGAGCAGACGTTGGAGGTCGACTGGCCCTGGATCTTGACCATGGCCTTGACCAGGTCGGGGTGCGCCAGGCACCAGCCCACGCGCCAGCCGGTCATGCAGAAGGTCTTGGACAGGGCGCCGATGATCGCGAAGTTCTCCGGGTGCTTCTTCCACCAGGGCGAGAGCGTGGCCGGTTCGGCCGGGGCGTAGACCAGGCGGTCGTACACCTCGTCGGAGATGACGAATATGCCCCGCGCCACGGCCCACTCGGCGATGGCGTCGAGCTGGGCCTGGGTGTAGCAGCAGCCCGTGGGGTTGGAGGGCGAGTTCAGGATGAGCGCCCGGGTGCGCGGCGTGGCCGCGGACTCGAGGTCGTCCACGTCGACCAGGTAGTTCTTGTCCGCCCCGGCGGGCACGGGCACGCACGCGGCGTCGGCCAGGGCCACCATGTCCGGGTAGCTGACCCAGTAGGGCGCGGGCAGGAGGACCTCGTCGCCGGGCCCGAGCAGGGCCAGGAAGAGGTTGTACAGGGCCTGCTTGCCGCCGTTGGAGAGGATCACCGCCTCCTTGGGCGCCGACACGCCGTAGAAGCGCTCGTAGTACCTGGCGGCCTGCTCCCGCAGCTCCGGGATGCCGGGCACCGCGGTGTAGCGGGTGAAGCCCTGCTCGATGGCCTCCTTGGCCGCCGCGCAGATGTGCTCCGGGGTGGGGAAGTCGGGCTCGCCCACGGCCAGGCTGACCACCTGGCGGCCCTGGGCGCGCAGTTCCTGCGTCTTGGCGTTGATGGCCAGGGTGGCCGAGGGCTTGATCCGCGAAAGCCGTTCCGCGAGCCGCATGGGGCAGTTCTCCTTGGCGGTTGCACCGCTGCTGCCCGGGGATCTCGGGGAAATCCGCCCCGGACCGGCGCGCGGTCGCTGGTGATGATTGGCCGACGCCGCCCTGGTAAGACAAAAGCGCCCGGGCGTAAAGGGGCTGCGTCCCGGCCGCGCCTCCTCCCGGCGTTGCCTGCGCCGGACTTTGCCCGTATGTTCCCCCGCATGCGTTCCGATGCCTTTGCCCCGCCCCCTTCGCTGCCCCCGCTGCACGCGTGCCTGCGCGAGATCGCGCCCACCTGGGCCTACGGCTGCGAGGAGCCGCGTACCCAGGCCGGGTTCCTGCGCCTCTTCGCCCACCTGGCCGGGTCCAGGCCGGAGTTCGCCCCGGCCAGGGCGGTGCTGGCCGCCTGGAGCTGGCAGACGCGGCCCGTGGACCCGCAGTTCGCCCCGCTCTTCGCCAGGGCGCTGGCCGAGGAGGCCGCCCAGGGCGCCTCGCAGCGCATCATCGGCAAGGAGACGGCGGACGTGGCCGCAGCCTGCGCGAGCCTAGCCACGGCGCACCTGCCGGAGAACGTCGCGGCCCCCCTTTCCGCCCTGCTGGCCGCGCCGGAGCCGGGGCTGCTCGTGCACCTGCTGCTGCCGCTCATGCCGCGGCCCGGCGTGGGCGCCGTGGCGCTGTGCCGCGCCTGGGACACCCTGGTGCGCATGGGCGTGCCCGAGCTCGCGGGCGAGCTGCTCGCGGCCTGCGCCCTGCCGCCCGAGGCCAGGGGACTGCGCGAGCGGCTGCGCGCCGAGCTGGCCTTCCATTTCGAGCCCGGCCCCAAGGCCCTGGCGGCGCTCGCCGTGCTGCCCGAGCCCTGGGGCGGCTGGGCCGCGCAGCGCAGGGCCGAGCTCCTGGCCCTGGCGGGCGAGGAGGACGCGGCCCGGGCCGTGTACGCCAAGCTCTTCGCGGCCATGCCCTGGCACGCCAACCTGGCGCTTCGGCTGCACGCCCTCTCGCACCCGGCAACGCCCGAGCCGGGCCTGACCGGCCGCATCCCCGCCGCGGTCTGCCTCTACTCCTGGAACAAGCGCGAGCTCCTCGCCGCCACCCTCGACTCCCTGGCCGCCTCGGACCTCGGCCGGGCGCGGGTGGCGGTCCTGGACAACGGCTCCACGGACGGCACCTGGGAGATGCTCGAGGCGCAGCGCGGCCGCTTCGGCGCGGACGGCGCGGGCGAAGACCGCCTGCTCACGGTCCGCCTGCCGGTCAACGTGGGCGCCCCGGCCGCCCGCAACTGGCTGCTCTCCCTGCCCGAGGTCGCATCGGCCGAGTGGGCCGTCTTCCTGGACGACGACGTTCTCCTGCCCCCGGACTGGCTGGCGAAGCTCCTCTGTGCGGGCGAGGCGGCGCGGGCGGGAGGCGGCCGGGTCGGCGCCGTGGGCTGCCGCATCACCGAGCCGCGCCCGCCCTACGGCCTGCAGTCCGCGGACTACCACCTCTTCCCCCCGCCGCCGCCCGACCCGGACCGGCCCGCCGACGAGCCGCGCGAGCGCATCGGCATCTTCGACAACTGCGCGGGCCAGGCGGACAACGGCCTGTTCACCTACGCCCGGCCCTGCTGCTCGGTCTCGGGCTGCTGCCACGCCATCCACCGCGAGGCCCTCGAGGCGGCAGGCGCCTTCGACGTGCGCTTCACGCCCACCCAGTTCGACGACCTGGAGCGCGACATGCGCTCCACGCTCAAAGGCTTCCCGAGCTTCTACGAGGGGCGGCTCGCCGTGCGCCACGTGCAGCACTCGAGCCTCGCGCGGGCCAGGACACCGGCCCAGATCGGCCACATCGCGGGCAACAGGGTGAAGCTCGAGGGCAAGTACACGGACGAGGAGGTCGCGCGGCTGGCGCAGGCCGACCTGGCCCTGGCCT
This genomic stretch from Desulfovibrio sp. X2 harbors:
- a CDS encoding extracellular solute-binding protein — translated: MFRILVLVFCLVALPAHAAGQPVVLLPAALAGSLASLGLPGSPQAVVWHDANEALRLLQAGPQGSPPALAVLPARAADEAVRQGLLAPLPPEEAAASPDSLRLPSDPDANLARPWLWDATGIGYDALAASPPASLKELWMPGHAGSVALPDDAERVMEMTLLLLGYPADDADPGHIDQARQFLSGLVPRALVGASPAFAPLADGSAGIGIFNATDVARARRDAVLPRADFAAPEDGFLLRPLYVVLPKTASADAQALAQALLTPEAEVRAAAASLMAPADPAAVSLLPPELRALPPASLSPETLRLGRLALPTPDALAAYRAAWKALRALPGAKSSAVSPTLP
- a CDS encoding Rrf2 family transcriptional regulator; protein product: MKLSTRSRYGTRMLLDIALHSGEGPVTVMEISERTDLPVKYLEKLVRLLKKGKYIKSKRGPKGGHVLAKDPAEITMGAIVRDLEGGLSLTECVAGRNDCPKMPTCITRRVWAVATEAMLRELDNITLGDLMAEARDVNCQL
- a CDS encoding pyridoxal phosphate-dependent aminotransferase, with amino-acid sequence MRLAERLSRIKPSATLAINAKTQELRAQGRQVVSLAVGEPDFPTPEHICAAAKEAIEQGFTRYTAVPGIPELREQAARYYERFYGVSAPKEAVILSNGGKQALYNLFLALLGPGDEVLLPAPYWVSYPDMVALADAACVPVPAGADKNYLVDVDDLESAATPRTRALILNSPSNPTGCCYTQAQLDAIAEWAVARGIFVISDEVYDRLVYAPAEPATLSPWWKKHPENFAIIGALSKTFCMTGWRVGWCLAHPDLVKAMVKIQGQSTSNVCSITQKAALAALTGPWDLVEEMKTAFARRRDLVLEAIATWPGAVCPKPDGAFYAFPDVSACYTAQIPDSTTLCTKLLEEAETALVPGAAFGDDRCIRISYALDDATLARAMERIGAVLRGK
- a CDS encoding glycosyltransferase; protein product: MFPRMRSDAFAPPPSLPPLHACLREIAPTWAYGCEEPRTQAGFLRLFAHLAGSRPEFAPARAVLAAWSWQTRPVDPQFAPLFARALAEEAAQGASQRIIGKETADVAAACASLATAHLPENVAAPLSALLAAPEPGLLVHLLLPLMPRPGVGAVALCRAWDTLVRMGVPELAGELLAACALPPEARGLRERLRAELAFHFEPGPKALAALAVLPEPWGGWAAQRRAELLALAGEEDAARAVYAKLFAAMPWHANLALRLHALSHPATPEPGLTGRIPAAVCLYSWNKRELLAATLDSLAASDLGRARVAVLDNGSTDGTWEMLEAQRGRFGADGAGEDRLLTVRLPVNVGAPAARNWLLSLPEVASAEWAVFLDDDVLLPPDWLAKLLCAGEAARAGGGRVGAVGCRITEPRPPYGLQSADYHLFPPPPPDPDRPADEPRERIGIFDNCAGQADNGLFTYARPCCSVSGCCHAIHREALEAAGAFDVRFTPTQFDDLERDMRSTLKGFPSFYEGRLAVRHVQHSSLARARTPAQIGHIAGNRVKLEGKYTDEEVARLAQADLALAWDHFGRVLADLGQREGA